In the genome of Aspergillus flavus chromosome 8, complete sequence, one region contains:
- a CDS encoding cytochrome protein, which translates to MTSATAIAIGILLAAFVYKYLVHPYCLSPISSVPNAHFTSPISNRWIEKQRNAGKEVLTIYNLHQKLGPVVRLGPDELSVNSLSGLKTIYTGAFEKHSFYSDVFINFQTPNLVGMIHNNPHARQKRMLSRIYSKSYLQESRDLRDISKIILSQRLFPILRRVAKSGEAINVLPLFQAVGMDFTSSYLFGTKNSTTYIFHLPEWQQWLEEYEKFKYMSVQDRYMGFIESWCLSLCRKVENNDQPNDVPIATNAVVYNQLRQSLEKDPDSRPLELAIASEVLDHLVAGHETSGITFTYMMWELSQHPELQAELRRELLTLTPNLRSLPISDNAVDLPSLPSPSAIDALPLLDAVLRETLRLHSPAPAPLPRVTPASPTGVSIEGYHNLPAGVRVSSSSYSLHRIEEVYPQSSDWLPERWLKPEPGKIHDMRRLFWPFGSGGRMCLGSNFALQEIKLVMAAVYTNFTTSIVDDEGIEQDHAFISLPTGRKLMLRFTPIKEA; encoded by the exons ATGACATCCGCTACCGCAATCGCGATCGGCATCCTTTTAGCGGCTTTTGTATACAAATATCTCGTTCATCCGTACTGTTTATCGCCAATCTCCAGCGTCCCCAACGCACATTTCACATCACCCATTTCAAATAGATGGATAGAAAAGCAACGCAATGCGGGCAAAGAAGTCCTTACCATCTACAACTTGCACCAAAAGCTCGGTCCTGTGGTCCGATTGGGACCGGATGAACTGAGCGTGAATTCGCTTAGTGGCCTAAAGACAATCTACACGGGCGCATTCGAAAAGCACTCATTTTACAGCGACGTTTTTATCAATTTTCAGACTCCTAATCTAGTTGGAATGATACACAACAATCCGCATGCTCGTCAGAAGCGCATGCTCAGCAGAATCTACTCCAAGTCGTATCTACAGGAGTCGCGGGATCTGCGCGATATCTCCAAGATTATTCTGTCCCAGAGACTGTTTCCAATTCTACGGCGTGTTGCCAAGTCTGGAGAGGCGATCAATGTGTTGCCTTTATTCCAAGCCGTGGGGATGGACTTCACGTCGTCTTACTTGTTCGGCACGAAGAATAGCACTACAtacatcttccatcttcccGAGTGGCAACAATGGTTGGAGGAATATGAGAAGTTCAAATACATGAGTGTACAGGATCGGTATATGGGCTTCATCGAAAGCTGGTGTCTTTCACTTTGCCGCAAAGTCGAGAATAACGACCAGCCGAATGATGTACCTATCGCCACGAATGCAGTGGTCTATAACCAGCTTCGTCAATCGCTTGAGAAGGACCCGGACAGCCGACCCCTCGAGTTAGCTATTGCATCGGAAGTACTCGATCATCTTGTGGCAGGTCATGAAACTAGCGGAATCACCTTTACCTATATGATGTGGGAGCTCTCTCAACACCCAGAGCTGCAAGCCGAGTTGCGCCGAGAGCTCCTCACGCTGACACCGAATCTGAGATCCCTACCCATCTCAGACAATGCAGTGGACCTGCCATCTCTCCCTTCCCCATCAGCGATTGATGCTCTTCCCCTGCTAGATGCAGTCCTGCGAGAAACTCTTCGGTTACATTCCCCCGCTCCAGCGCCATTACCTCGCGTAACACCCGCCTCCCCGACCGGCGTATCAATTGAGGGCTACCACAATCTTCCTGCTGGCGTACGCGTGAGCTCCTCTTCGTATTCCCTGCATCGTATCGAAGAGGTTTACCCTCAATCGTCGGATTGGCTCCCCGAGCGTTGGCTCAAGCCCGAACCCGGCAAGATTCACGATATGCGCCGACTGTTCTGGCCGTTTGGAAGTGGTGGGCGCATGTGCTTGGGTAGTAATTTTGCTCTGCAAG AAATCAAACTCGTGATGGCAGCGGTCTACACGAATTTTACAACTTCTATTGTTGACGACGAGGGCATTGAGCAGGACCATGCGTTCATTTCCCTACCCACAGGGCGCAAGCTTATGTTGAGATTTACCCCTATAAAGGAGGCATGA
- a CDS encoding permease for cytosine/purines, uracil, thiamine, allantoin-domain-containing protein, with translation MSSYKLARRSFTLKLLATLHERLIVKSVDRDGIPRTAEFLDNDSLRPTRVQDRTWTQITYLAFWFSASGNVSNLYAASTGLTVGLSMWESIICQLGGQILAGILMALNGRAGALYRIPFPVLCRSSWGSLGALWPTFNRAVMAIVWNGVNAVQGAQCLNVLLHSIFPSMANIPNTMGAKSALTSAGMICFFVFWYLHPSMLAVLFLNCAFLFIPIPKMRILVYIKVVAYYSATVAMLAWTLSLSGSSKHTLRSHSTIHGTEKSWMVAKFFWLGLASVATFVSNAADLQRYARRRNDVILGQVFSFHVANFIIAIMGCVIAATSEPIFGELIWNPISILERLMEGDRYTAGNRSGCFFYLSWVCLLNYLHQYIRELHTVSLFYVPFAATHYDLIHTQILSYAICPWYLLPSAAVFIKFLSSYQIFLSVIAGILLCDYYLIRRGRLCIPELYTMNPEGRYHYLRGINFRAFAVYLVSIATSFYGFLSQLGVKAPLSIQRFYYGSYPTGLLIAFLGYHLSCLCFPIVGMVRTRGWYEPREYIDVHDSARDDTTMDFDGVDVSRRESDAFDSVAAEGIKRDEDMKRAIA, from the exons ATGAGTAGCTATAAATTAGCCCGTAGGAGCT TCACCTTGAAACTCTTAGCTACTCTACACGAGAGATTGATCGTGAAAAGTGTCGACCGAGATGGCATCCCTCGGACGGCTGAATTCCTCGACAATGACTCGCTAAGGCCTACAAGGGTACAAGACCGAACATGGACTCAGATCACTTACTTGGCCTTTTGGTTCTCGGCATCGGGAAATGTGAGCAATCTCTACGCTGCTTCCACTGGCTTGACGGTCGGATTGTCCATGTGGGAGTCAATTATCTGTCAATTAGGTGGACAGATCTTGGCAGGCATTCTCATGGCTCTGAATGGTCGCGCTGGTGCTTTGTATCGCATCCCTTTCCCTGTTCTCTGTCGGTCTAGTTGGGGTTCACTTGGGGCTCTTTGGCCTACGTTTAACCGTGCAGTAATGGCCATTGTATGGAACGGTGTCAATGCTGTCCAGGGTGCGCAGTGTCTGAA TGTACTGCTTCATTCCATCTTCCCATCGATGGCGAACATTCCTAATACCATGGGCGCCAAGTCTGCCCTTACCAGTGCAGGAATGATATGCTTTTTCGTGTTCTGGTACTTGCATCCATCCATGTTGGCCGTCTT GTTTCTTAACTGCGCATTTCTATTTATCCCTATCCCCAAGATGAggatactagtatatatcaAAGTGGTAGCTTATTATAGTGCCACGGTCGCTATGCTGGCTTGGACACTGTCTTTATCTGGATCTTCCAAGCACACACTTCGGTCGCATTCAACAATCCACGGTACCGAAAAGTCCTGGATGGTTGCCAAATTCTTCTGGCTAGGGCTTGCAAGCGTTGCCACCTTTGTCTCCAATGCTGCCGATCTCCAGCGATATGCTAGACGGCGGAATGATGTTATCTTGGGGCAAGTGTTCAGCTTTCATGTGGCCAACTTTATCATTGCCATCATGGGCTGTGTTATCGCTGCTACCAGTGAACCTATATTTGGAGAG CTTATATGGAACCCCATTAGTATTCTCGAACGTCTCATGGAAGGTGATCGCTATACAGCTGGGAACCGATCGGGTTGCTTTTTTTATCTCTCTTGGGTTTGTCTACTCAACTATCTTCACCAATATATTCGAGAACTCCATACCGTAAGTCTATTTTATGTCCCCTTTGCAGCTACTCACTATGATCTAATTCACACGCAGA TACTATCCTACGCCATTTGTCCTTGGTATTTACTGCCATCAGCCGCTGTTTTCATTAAGTTTCTCTCCTCCTATCAGATCTTTCTCTCCGTCATTGCAGGAATCCTACTCTGCGACTATTACCTGATTCGCCGAGGCCGCCTTTGTATCCCAGAATTGTACACCATGAATCCAGAGGGTCGCTACCATTACCTGCGCGGAATCAATTTCCGTGCCTTCGCAGTGTATTTAGTCTCAATAGCCACAAGCTTTTATGGATTTCTGAGTCAGCTGGGTGTAAAGGCGCCGCTATCTATTCAACGGTTCTATTACGGCTCGTACCCGACGGGGCTGTTGATTGCATTCCTTGGTTATCATTTATCATGCCTTTGCTTCCCTATCGTGGGAATGGTGCGAACTCGTGGCTGGTACGAACCTAGAGAGTATATTGATGTCCATGATTCAGCCAGAGATGACACCACAATGGATTttgatggtgttgatgtcTCCAGGCGGGAGAGTGATGCATTTGATTCCGTTGCTGCAGAAGGTATAAAAAGAGACGAAGATATGAAACGGGCTATCGCATGA
- a CDS encoding putative pectate lyase E (pectate lyase D) produces the protein MYQKLLLVPLLLTSALASPHDASSHQKFHQLNERAAFPIPASKGSQTFKEPYYVKGTYDGGMKTFGRGVKCTGQKEGGDKDAVFIVADGGILRNAIIGADQIEGVHCEGSCTIENVWWQEVCEDALTFKGTGTGVHKVIGGGAQGADDKVIQHNSGGSAIIQDFTVQNFGKLYRSCGNCKKQFKRTVQISGVKASNGKTLVGINPNLGDSATIDGCASSVKEICVEYEGTDNNGKEPKKAHSGPSNTCKFKEPLASC, from the exons ATGTACCAGAAACTTCTCCTCgttcccctcctcctcacctCGGCTCTGGCCAGTCCTCACGATGCCTCTTCGCACCAGAAGTTCCACCAGCTGAACGAGCGCGCCGCATTCCCCATTCCCGCCTCCAAGGGTAGCCAGACCTTTAAGGAACCTTACTACGTCAAGGGTACCTATGATGGTGGCATGAAGACCTTCGGCCGTGGTGTCAAGTGTACCGGTCAGAAGGAGGGTGGTGACAAGGACgccgtcttcatcgtcgctgACGGTGGTATTCTCCGCAACGCCATCATTGGTGCTGACCAGATTGAGGGTGTGCACTGCGAGGGTTCTTGCACCATTGAGAACGTCTGGTGGCAAGAGGTCTGCGAGG ACGCCCTCACCTTCAAGGGTACCGGCACCGGCGTCCACAAGGTCATTGGCGGTGGTGCCCAGGGCGCCGATGACAAGGTCATCCAGCACAACAGCGGCGGCTCTGCCATCATCCAGGACTTCACTGTCCAGAACTTCGGCAAGCTGTACCGCTCCTGTGGCAACTGCAAGAAGCAGTTCAAGCGTACCGTGCAGATCAGCGGTGTCAAGGCCAGCAACGGCAAGACCCTGGTCGGCATTAACCCTAACCTCGGCGACTCGGCCACCATTGATGGCTGTGCTAGCAGCGTTAAGGAGATCTGTGTTGAGTACGAGGGTACTGACAACAACGGCAAGGAGCCCAAGAAGGCTCACTCCGGCCCTAGCAACACCTGCAAGTTCAAGGAGCCTTTGGCTAGCTGCTAG
- a CDS encoding CCCH zinc finger DNA binding protein: MLDLDDMRRRYRELSSVEDSKEKIIEELFSQVEELRKDLTKAHDEVDNHKELVAMFKDKSNKDKEALEMKNRDHARLSFISVLVDGDCMNFQDSLIQSGYDGGQKAVQLLRKAVEDYLFQLDPEANPRIQCKIRVYANVSGLSKTYRDTNIAPVDGTLEAFIQGFNMENGLCDFVDAGNGKECSDMKIRALFEQDILDVHCQRVIFCASADNGYARVLGPHRESDRISLVEGPSFAREMKDLAPHFATTSFPDVFRSTKIISRRVSFSNVTPPRTPPQNYASAVKTTPPRSQSTSDVNRRSPSPLTSARISNRNRSPVQLAVCKNAAGQRVDPPLRYSTRENVDSLKQRKLCNPYHIVGSCPYGENCNHDHVSRLRPQQVEDLRYIARLRVCPRGVSCAEESCVCGHRCPRENCLGPGYNGCKFPKIMHGVDSSIVSTTL, translated from the exons ATGTTGGATCTAGATGATATGAGGAGGCGGTATAGAGAGCTGAGCAGTGTTGAAGATAGTAAAGAGAAAATTATCGAG GAGCTATTCTCTCAAGTTGAAGAGCTGCGAAAAGATCTCACAAAAGCACATGATGAAGTCGACAACCATAAGGAGCTTGTGGCGATGTTCAAGGACAAGTCAAATAAGGACAAAGAGGCATTGGAAATGAAGAACCGTGATCAT GCTAGACTGAGCTTTATTTCTGTCCTCGTTGATGGTGACTGTATGAAC TTTCAGGATAGCCTCATCCAAAGTGGATACGACGGCGGTCAAAAAGCTGTACAGCTTTTGAGGAAAGCAGTCGAGGACTACCTCTTTCAGCTTGACCCGGAGGCAAACCCTAGGATTCAGTGTAAGATCCGTGTATATGCCAACGTGAGCGGTCTGTCAAAGACGTATCGAGATACGAACATTGCCCCTGTCGACGGGACACTAGAGGCGTTTATTCAGGGATTCAACATGGAAAACGGACTATGTGATTTCGTGGACGCAGGAAACGGAAAGGAATGCTCTGACATGAAAATACGAG CCCTCTTTGAGCAGGATATCCTCGATGTTCATTGTCAACGTGTTATATTCTGCGCGTCTGCAGATAATGGATATGCACGCGTGCTGGGACCACATCGAGAGTCCGATCGTATCTCCCTCGTCGAAGGACCTTCTTTTGCGCGAGAAATGAAAGATCTGGCACCCCATTTTGCAACCACAAGTTTCCCAGACGTTTTCCGGTCTACAAAAATAATCTCCAGGAGGGTATCCTTCAGCAATGTCACGCCGCCGAGGACACCCCCTCAGAACTACGCTTCGGCAGTGAAAACAACACCACCTCGGTCACAATCAACGTCGGATGTGAACCGACGATCCCCTTCACCCCTTACATCGGCTCGAATCTCTAATAGAAATCGCAGTCCCGTCCAGTTAGCGGTGTGCAAGAATGCGGCAGGCCAGCGTGTCGATCCCCCCTTGCGGTATTCCACCAGGGAAAACGTGGATTCTTTGAAGCAACGCAAGTTGTGCAACCCTTATCATATTGTGGGCTCATGTCCCTACGGGGAAAATTGTAACCATGATCATGTGTCCCGGCTTCGGCCTCAGCAGGTGGAAGATTTGAGGTATATTGCTAGGTTGAGAGTCTGTCCGAGAGGCGTATCGTGTGCGGAGGAGAGTTGTGTTTGCGGTCATCGGTGTCCGAGGGAGAACTGCTTGGGTCCCGGATATAATGGATGCAAGTTTCCCAAAATCATGCACGGGGTTGATTCTTCAATTGTCTCTACTACTTTGTGA
- a CDS encoding putative glycerol uptake facilitator: MTSAPPLYLDLSLFFFFLSLNLFVRSRKMFLNMSTLPRGVLKPYAAEFLGTALLIVLGDGVVAQCLLSDYQYGTWLSINMSWAAAVCISGYLADPSPTINPAVTICTALIRPTPGQWKKLPGKLFAQFLGGFVGAALVYINYRSAIESWDPEYTIPGGSILSPQGHHSAGIFSTYPASTLGSNWEAAFNEVLGSAVLMFGGLTISDPANASRFYSPQLSSFLLLLAIGASLGWQTGYAINPARDFGPRLFSAIIYGREVFTAANYYFVVPLFAPIIGCIVGAATYDSLLYEGEGSHITDALDKVGDRDGSLRLD, encoded by the exons ATGACTTCAGCTCCCCCTCTCTATCTCGatctttctctgttcttctttttcctgagTCTCAATCTCTTCGTCAGATCGAGAAAAATGTTCCTCAACATGTCGACTCTCCCTAGGGGAGTCCTGAAACCATATGCTGCTGAATTCCTGGGAACAGCCCTCCTGATTGTCCTTGGAGACGGAGTGGTCGCACAATGTCTCCTATCTGATTATCAGTATGGCACTTGGCTCTCTATCAACATGTCATGGGCAGCCGCTGTCTGCATCTCCGGCTATCTGGCCGATCCCAGTCCAACCATTAATCCCGCCGTCACCATTTGTACGGCCCTCATTCGTCCTACACCAGGGCAATGGAAAAAATTGCCGGGTAAACTGTTCGCGCAGTTTCTGGGTGGTTTTGTTGGTGCGGCCCTGGTGTACATCAACTACCGGTCGGCCATTGAGTCCTGGGATCCTGAGTATACCATTCCAGGCGGATCAATTTTGAGCCCTCAAGGACACCACTCAGCAGGCATCTTCTCGACTTATCCTGCCTCCACGTTGGGGTCGAATTGGGAGGCTGCCTTCAATGAGGTGCTTGGATCGGCGGTGCTCATGTTTGGAGGTCTTACCATTTCAGACCCGGCAAATGCGTCTCGGTTCTATTCTCCCCAACTTTCCAGTTTTCTACTCCTTCTCGCGATTGGTGCTTCTTTGGGTTGGCAGACTGGATAC GCTATCAACCCGGCAAGAGACTTCGGCCCGAGACTGTTCTCTGCCATCATCTATGGTAGAGAGGTTTTCACTGCAGCCAACTATTACTTTGTCGTCCCTCTGTTCGCCCCAATTATCGGCTGCATTGTGGGAGCTGCAACCTATGACTCCCTCCTCTACGAGGGGGAGGGCTCTCATATTACGGATGCTCTCGACAAAGTAGGAGATCGGGATGGATCTCTCCGATTGGATTGA
- a CDS encoding putative short chain dehydrogenase (unnamed protein product) produces MASYSGRNAVVIGGSHGIGLSTAQLLVDKGAKVLVTGRSLGPIEAAKQQLKDTAEIVPCDITSTAAISDLVQTVQSFFGAGQSIDLLFVNAGYASLEPFATVSEESFRRTFDTNVFGAFFVAQKLTPLLKDGGSIVFTTSVANQVGIPGMATYSASKAAVRSFVQTLAAELVNRRIRVNAVSPGFVKTPTMGVASASSDDLREFENQGVQTTPLGRVGEPIEVARAVLFLAFEATFTTGSEVTLDGGLALLKAH; encoded by the coding sequence ATGGCATCCTACTCGGGCAGAAACGCGGTTGTCATCGGTGGTAGTCATGGCATCGGCCTATCAACAGCTCAGCTTCTGGTTGACAAGGGTGCAAAAGTCCTCGTCACCGGTCGAAGCCTTGGACCCATTGAAGCAGCAAAGCAACAACTAAAAGATACGGCCGAGATTGTACCATGTGATATCACTTCAACCGCTGCCATATCTGATCTTGTTCAGACGGTGCAGTCCTTTTTTGGTGCTGGACAAAGCAtcgatcttctctttgtcaaCGCTGGTTATGCCTCTCTGGAGCCATTCGCTACTGTGTCAGAGGAGTCTTTTCGACGAACATTCGACACTAACGTATTCGGTGCCTTCTTCGTCGCACAAAAGCTTACCCCTCTCCTTAAAGATGGTGGTTCCATCGTATTCACCACCTCGGTCGCAAACCAGGTCGGCATCCCTGGCATGGCGACGTACTCGGCTTCCAAGGCTGCCGTCCGGTCTTTCGTGCAGACATTAGCAGCAGAGCTGGTTAATCGGAGAATACGGGTCAACGCAGTCTCTCCCGGTTTTGTGAAAACCCCAACGATGGGTGTTGCAAGCGCCTCGAGTGATGATCTACGGGAGTTCGAAAACCAGGGTGTTCAGACTACACCCTTAGGTAGGGTTGGAGAACCGATCGAGGTTGCGCGTGCCGTTTTGTTCCTCGCGTTCGAGGCCACCTTCACAACGGGCTCGGAGGTGACACTTGATGGTGGGTTAGCGCTACTGAAGGCGCATTAG
- a CDS encoding amino acid transporter (amino acid permease) gives MVSLNSLKGGPQVSTTYGDEAAQGGHFVPAKYRGTVKDQADMSALGREQVLRRNFRFISIVGFGCTLIATWEVILTLLEQGLTDGGTAGLIWGFLIVACGFLLVFLSLAEMASMAPTSGGQYHWVSEFAPRSCQKFLSYITGWLCAMGWQCAIVSIAFLAGTIIQGLIVLNHEDYVFERWHGTLLVIAITFFGILFNTFLAKKLPFVEVLILILHVVGLFAIIIPLWVLAPRRSAQQVFTEFNNGGGWNSAGTATLVGFSTTITALIGYDCAVHMSEEIKDASETLPKAMITSVLINDCAGFLMLVTICFTLGDIDEVLATPTGYPFIQVFYNATNSLPGTNTMTAILVLTLTASTITELATASRQLWSFARDGGLPFSGFFGYVTPGWNIPLNAVMVSLMVTVLLSLINIGSTTALLAIVTLTIGSLMSSYVITIGCVLLKRIRGEPLPPRRWSLGRFGMAINIGALCFLVPVFVFAFFPLTSTVDRESMNWCVVMYGGIMIIAILYYIFRGRHVYIPPVALVKRDI, from the exons ATGGTCTCGCTCAACAGCCTCAAAGGTGGCCCCCAAGTCTCAACCACATATGGCGATGAAGCGGCGCAAGGAGGTCATTTTGTGCCCGCCAAATACCGGGGTACCGTGAAGGACCAGGCAGACATGAGTGCTCTAGGCAGAGAGCAGGTGTTACGT AGGAATTTCCGGTTTATCTCTATTGTCGGTTTTGGTTGCACATTGATCGCAACATGGGAGGTTATCTTGAC ACTGCTCGAGCAAGGTTTGACCGATGGAGGTACCGCTGGCCTGATCTGGGGTTTCCTTATCGTCGCGTGTGGGTTTCTGCTTGTTTTTCTCAGTTTGGCTGAAATGGCTTCGAT GGCCCCGACATCTGGAGGTCAATACCATTGGGTATCAGAATTCGCACCCCGTAGCTGCCAGAAATTCTTGAGCTACATCACCG GCTGGCTGTGTGCTATGGGCTGGCAATGTGCCATTGTCTCAATTGCCTTCCTTGCGGGAACTATTATTCAGGGTCTCATCGTGCTTAACCATGAGGATTATGTCTTTGAGCGCTGGCATGGAACGCTGTTGGTGATTGCCATCACCTTCTTCGGAATCTTGTTCAATACCTTCCTGGCCAAGAAACTGCCTTTCGTCGAAGTCCTGATTCTTATCCTCCATGTTGTTGGGCTTTTTGCCATTATCATCCCTCTCTGGGTTCTGGCTCCTCGCAGAAGCGCCCAGCAGGTCTTCACGGAGTTTAACAACGGTGGTGGATGGAACAGCGCTGGGACAGCAACGCTAGTTGGATTTTCCACTACTATCACCGCCCTAATTGGATATGACTGCGCCGTGCATATGT CCGAAGAGATCAAAGACGCATCAGAGACCCTCCCAAAGGCTATGATCACTTCCGTTCTGATCAATGACTGCGCGGGATTTCTCATGCTGGTGACGATCTGCTTCACCTTGGGTGATATCGACGAGGTCCTCGCAACCCCCACCGGCTACCCATTTATTCAAGTGTTCTATAATGCCACCAATAGTCTTCCCGGCACGAACACCATGACCGCGATCTTGGTTCTTACGCTCACCGCGAGTACAATCACGGAATTGGCCACGGCCTCTCGGCAGCTTTGGTCTTTTGCCCGAGATGGCGGTCTTCCATTTTCCGGGTTTTTTGGATAC GTTACTCCGGGGTGGAACATTCCGCTTAATGCGGTGATGGTCTCTCTTATGGTAACAGTTCTCCTGTCGTTGATCAACATCGGTTCGACAACAGCCCTTTTGGCTATCGTCACCTTGACGATCGGGTCGCTTATGTCTTCATACGTTATTACGATTGGGTGCGTGCTGCTCAAGCGGATCCGTGGCGAGCCCCTTCCACCTCGCCGGTGGAGCCTGGGTCGATTTGGAATGGCCATTAACATCGGTGCCTTGTGTTTCTTGGTCCCGGTGTTTGTGttcgctttctttcccttgacCTCGACAGTCGACCGAGAATCGATGAACTGGTGCGTGGTGATGTACGGTGGCATTATGATTATTGCCATTCTATACTACATCTTCCGCGGCCGGCACGTCTATATTCCTCCCGTTGCACTGGTTAAGCGTGACATTTGA